A part of Populus alba chromosome 8, ASM523922v2, whole genome shotgun sequence genomic DNA contains:
- the LOC118037725 gene encoding LOW QUALITY PROTEIN: proline-rich receptor-like protein kinase PERK12 (The sequence of the model RefSeq protein was modified relative to this genomic sequence to represent the inferred CDS: deleted 1 base in 1 codon), whose product MSNSVGNPPPGSSSNESFPLQDDTNSTLSSGPSPSATDGEESAALVDDTATPPPNSTNVDSPQTPEPSSPPPTSKSPPPPPPSPPPPPPKPNHSPPPSPPLVSNSTKSNSSPPLKISPPPNSPPPSPNPPPTPAKKESSSSSVPSPPPPAASPPPAGKFVPPPLSGDVQQSPPPPAEFKPSLSPPISNASPKTLDSNSNPSNSGRVPTDSRFHSPPVPGASPSGHPSSTSTDATNHNVPRTPPAPGNESNEAGGKTIIAAAVGAAVTGLFLLTLIAAIFLVVKSRKKRVANASGHYMPPKSLTLNTGKMNIITDSNNNLCVSLDLEVPLIICNLHPPKATEVKEGIMLQWRGPDSDVIGTGKTFFSYHELMEITNGFARQNIIGEGGFGCVYKGFMADGKVVAVKQLKVGSGQGDREFKAEVEIISRVHHRHLVSLVGYCISDNQRLLIYEFVPNKTLEHHLHGKELPVLDWPKRLKIAIGSAKGLAYLHEDCHPKIIHRDIKSANILLDDAFEAQVADFGLARLNDTTQTHVSTRVMGTFGYLAPEYASSGKLTDRSDVFSFGVVLLELITGRKSVDASQPLGDESLVEWARPLLIQALETGELGELVDTRLEKHYVESELFRMVETAAACVRHLAPKRPRMMQVVRALDSGGELSDLSNGVKFGQSTAYDSGQYNQEISNFRRMALVSNGSSEFDTCSGDYSARDTSREQPTSGDYTSSDSETRAMNRTGSYVGRRFR is encoded by the exons ATGTCGAATTCGGTGGGGAATCCGCCGCCGGGTTCTTCATCGAACGAGTCTTTTCCTTTGCAAGATGACACAAATTCCACCCTCAGTTCAGGCCCTTCACCTTCAGCTACTGATGGTGAAGAATCAGCGGCACTCGTTGATGACACAGCTACACCACCGCCTAACTCTACTAATGTTGATTCCCCACAAACTCCAGAACCATCTTCACCCCCACCCACTTCGaaatctcctcctcctcctcctccttcaccaccaccaccacctcccaAGCCCAACCATTCTCCACCTCCCAGCCCACCACTAGTCTCAAATTCAACTAAATCAAATTCGTCACCACCACTTAAAATATCTCCGCCACCAAACTCACCACCTCCATCTCCTAATCCTCCTCCTACCCCTGCCAAGAAAgagtcatcatcttcatccgTTCCATCCCCTCCTCCGCCTGCTGCATCACCTCCCCCTGCTGGTAAATTTGTCCCGCCGCCTCTCTCTGGAGATGTACAACAATCTCCTCCTCCCCCGGCAGAATTCAAACCCTCTTTGTCTCCCCCCATTTCAAATGCGTCACCCAAGACACTGGATTCAAATAGCAATCCGTCAAATTCCGGGCGCGTTCCAACAGACTCTAGATTTCATAGTCCTCCCGTTCCAGGAGCCTCACCATCGGGCCACCCATCATCGACTTCTACTGATGCAACAAATCACAATGTGCCCAGGACTCCACCAGCACCAGGAAATGAAAGTAACGAAGCTGGAGGCAAGACAATCATAGCTGCGGCTGTTGGGGCTGCAGTCACAGGTTTGTTTCTTCTAACACTAATTGCGGCAATCTTTTTAGTTGTGAAGAGCAGAAAAAAACGGGTGGCCAATGCTTCTGGCCATTACATGCCGCCCAAAAGTCTTACTTTGAACACAGGTAAA ATGAATATCATTACGGACAGCAACAACAATCTGTGCGTCTCACTGGACCTGGAAGTCCCCCTTATCATTTGCAATCTGCACCCTCCGAAAGCCACGGAAGTCAAAGAGGGTATAATGTTACAATGGAGGGGGCCTGATTCAGATGTCATTGGCACCGGT AAGACCTTTTTCAGCTACCATGAGCTGATGGAAATAACAAATGGATTTGCTCGTCAAAATATTATCGGTGAGGGTGGGTTTGGATGTGTTTACAAGGGGTTCATGGCAGATGGGAAGGTAGTGGCTGTCAAACAACTAAAGGTCGGTAGTGGACAGGGTGATCGGGAATTTAAGGCTGAAGTTGAAATTATCAGTCGTGTCCATCATCGACATTTAGTCTCTTTGGTGGGATATTGCATCTCTGACAATCAGCGCTTGCTCATCTACGAATTTGTTCCAAATAAGACTCTTGAGCATCATTTGCATG GAAAAGAATTGCCTGTGTTGGATTGGCCTAAAAGACTCAAAATTGCCATAGGATCTGCAAAGGGCTTGGCATATTTACATGAAGATT GTCATCCGAAAATTATTCACAGAGACATTAAGTCGGCGAACATTCTGTTGGACGATGCTTTCGAAGCGCAG GTTGCAGACTTTGGGCTTGCCAGACTAAATGACACTACTCAGACCCATGTGTCAACTCGAGTAATGGGGACATTTGG GTACTTGGCACCTGAGTATGCGTCAAGTGGAAAGTTAACAGATAGGTCTGATGTATTTTCATTTGGAGTTGTGCTTCTAGAACTGATAACCGGGCGCAAATCAGTTGATGCAAGTCAGCCTCTGGGGGATGAAAGCTTGGTTGAATGG GCTCGCCCACTCCTAATTCAAGCCCTTGAAACCGGTGAACTTGGTGAGCTGGTTGATACACGACTTGAAAAGCATTACGTGGAGAGTGAATTGTTCAGAATGGTTGAGACAGCCGCTGCTTGTGTTCGCCATTTGGCTCCAAAGCGACCGCGCATGATGCAG GTGGTGAGAGCGTTAGATAGTGGAGGTGAATTGTCGGATCTCAGTAATGGTGTGAAATTTGGTCAGAGCACTGCATATGATTCAGGCCAGTACAATCAAGAGATTAGTAATTTCCGGAGGATGGCTCTTGTCAGTAATGGAAGCTCAGAATTTGACACTTGCAGTGGAGATTACTCTGCTAGAGACACATCCCGGGAACAACCAACTTCAGGCGATTACACAAGTAGCGACTCAGAAACTCGAGCCATGAATCGAACTGGCAGTTATGTTGGCCGCCGGTTTAGATAA
- the LOC118038227 gene encoding transcription factor bHLH90, with product MRGLNRAMERLRPLVDSSAWDYCVVWKLGDDPSRFIEWVGCCCGGGGGGGYNVERDRREDNQFGRGPLCKDVYFKHPVRTKACEALSRYPSSMPLYSGIHGEVVISAEPRWLCHATVTTHDSNTLREVAGTQVLIPVIGGLVELFAAKHMKKDEKMIESIRAHCHVPIKQEAVTEHRYSNSSFDDHRPDSLLEENLPPSCHLLSLIPQTQFLLPLTQPRNSISFEGSSSGSNRSNEAPSFVSNASQLPQHGHLQLSVGKSIHDENILKQRAGSADCNKKVPKVMRRSERDDYKSKNLVTERNRRTRIKTGLFALRALVPKISKMDKAAILGDAIDYVGELLKEVKNLQDEIKNAEEEERRASNIELKTSKLEIFQEDHVSSSKINQDSSGFVEKKGAEVQLEVDQISKRQFLLKFLCEQRQGGFGRLMETIHSLGLQILDANITTFNGNVLNILKVEADKDIHPKTLKKSLIELTGNLIQTFGSQI from the exons ATGAGAGGATTGAACAGAGCAATGGAACGGCTTAGACCCCTTGTTGACTCCAGCGCTTGGGATTACTGTGTTGTGTGGAAGTTAGGCGATGACCCTTCAAG GTTCATTGAGTGGGTGGGTTGCTGCtgcggtggcggtggcggtggtGGCTACAATGTGGAAAGGGACAGAAGAGAAGACAACCAATTTGGGCGGGGTCCTCTTTGTAAGGATGTCTACTTTAAGCATCCAGTCAGAACAAAGGCTTGTGAGGCTCTTTCTCGGTACCCTTCTTCCATGCCTCTGTATTCCGG GATTCATGGAGAGGTGGTGATATCAGCTGAGCCAAGATGGCTATGCCATGCCACAGTCACTACTCATGACTCCAATACCCTACGT GAAGTAGCTGGAACTCAAGTCTTGATCCCAGTAATTGGTGGACTTGTTGAGCTTTTTGCAGCAAAGCAT ATGAAAAAAGATGAGAAGATGATAGAATCTATTAGAGCTCATTGCCATGTCCCTATCAAACAAGAAGCCGTGACTGAACATAGGTATTCCAACTCGAGCTTCGACGACCACCGTCCTGATTCATTGCTTGAAGAGAATTTGCCGCCTTCCTGCCACTTGTTAAGTTTGATTCCACAGACACAGTTTCTTCTCCCATTAACGCAGCCCCGTAACAGCATTAGCTTTGAAGGATCATCTAGCGGTTCCAATCGTTCAAACGAAGCTCCATCATTTGTTTCAAATGCGAGTCAACTGCCGCAACATGGACATTTGCAATTATCAGTTGGAAAATCCATTCACGACGAGAACATTCTAAAGCAACGAGCAGGTTCTGCAGATTGCAACAAGAAAGTTCCAAAAGTTATGAGGAGGTCGGAAAGAGATGACTACAAATCTAAGAATCTTGTCACAGAAAGGAACAGGAGGACAAGGATTAAAACTGGCTTATTTGCTCTGCGTGCCTTGGTCCCCAAGATTTCCAAG ATGGATAAAGCTGCAATTCTTGGAGATGCAATTGATTATGTCGGCGAGTTGCTCAAGGAGGTGAAAAACCTCCAGGATGAGATCAAGAATGCTGAAGAAGAGGAACGCAGAGCGAGCAACATTGAGCTAAAGACTTCAAAACTGGAGATCTTTCAGGAAGACCACGTGTCTTCTTCTAAGATCAACCAGGATTCTTCTGGTTTTGTAGAAAAGAAAGGGGCAGAG GTGCAATTAGAAGTGGACCAGATTAGCAAAAGACAGTTCCTGCTAAAGTTCCTTTGTGAACAGAGGCAAGGAGGTTTCGGGAGGTTGATGGAAACTATCCATTCTTTGGGGCTTCAAATCCTTGATGCCAATATTACAACATTTAATGGCAATGTTCTGAACATTCTCAAGGTCGAG GCGGATAAGGACATTCATCCAAAGACATTGAAGAAGTCATTGATCGAGCTAACAGGGAACCTAATTCAGACATTTGGTAGTCAAATTTAG